Below is a genomic region from Desulfonauticus submarinus.
TATTTTATCTGCTTCTATTTGACCAAAGCGTCTAAATACAACTAAAATAAGTGCTAGTAGGACTGTTGCTTCAGCAGCAGCAAGTCCCATCACAATTAGTGTTCCTGCTTGTCCAAGAAAATCCGCAGTTTCAGTCAGCTTGGTTGAAGCCATTATGGCAAGACCTGCTCCATTTAAAAGCAATTCTATACAGATTAGTATTCCTACCAAGGTTCTTCGCCAAATAATGCCCACTATCCCTACAACCATTAAAAAGAGAGCAACTAAGTGGTAGATAGTTAAGAAATTCATTTTTATTCCTCTCGACTTATTTTTTTCTCAAATCCTAAAACAACAGCTCCTGCCATTGCCACTAATAATACTACAGAGATTAACTCAAAAGGTAACATATATGGGCCAAGAAAAAAAGTTCCCAGGTCCTGGATAGAGGAAACTTTTGGCGTTTGAGAGGATCGTAGTTCATTTAGCAAAAAATAACCAAGTACACTAACTAAAATGAAAGGTAAGGTACAGATTAAAAAGTACTGACTTTTCTTCCGAGGTTTTGCTTCATCTCCTTGAGACGAGGCTTTGGTAAAAGCAATGGCAAAGAAGATTAAGATACTAATTGCTCCTACATAAATTAAGATTTGCATGATTCCAATAAAAGGAGCAGCCATTAAAAAATAAAGCCCAGCAACTCCAAATAAAGTTAAGATAAGGCCTGTTAGGGCTCGGATAATGTTTTTAGTAAAAATAGTAACCAGGCCACCAAAGATAATCATTGCTATATGGATGCCTAAGACTATTGCTCCTATTTTTTCCATCTTAATCCTCGATGTTTTGTTTTTGTCTGGCTTGATTTTGTAATCTTGCCAGAAGGTCAAATTCAAATTCTTTTCTACTGTATCCTGCCAAATAAATATCTTTTGAAAATTTAAGCGAACCTGCTGGGCAATTTTGAACACATAATCCACATAAACTGCAATAATTATAGTCTAACTCAAAGGAAAATAATTTTTTTCTCATTTTAGGTGGTGGAGCTACTTTATGTTTAATATCTAGAGGAGTATCTTGAATATCTGGATGAGGGGTATGAACTGTTTTTGTTTCTATAGGCTCTTTTACAATTTTTATTTTTATACAACCAGATGGACAAATATTTTCACATAAACCACACGCAATACATTTGGGTACAAAGGGGTTGTTCTCTTTAGGCACTAACTCTATATGTCCTCGATATCCTTCCAAGCCTGTTGGGGTAACTACTTCTCGAGGATAATGAATAGTGACGTTAGGTTTTAAGAAATTTTCCCCTGTAATTTTTAGCCCTACAATAAGGCTTACAAGACCATCAAATGCTTCTTTTAATTTAGTCCCTATAGTCATCACAGTTTCACCACCAACGCTGTTATTAAAATATTAATTAACGTAAGAGGAATAAACCACTTCCAAGTTAAGTTTAGTAATTGATCAAATCTTACTCTGGGATAAGTCCACCTTACCCAAATCATTAATAACAGAAGTCCATATACTTTTAGTAAAAACCACCACCAACCTGGGGCAACAGGTCCCTGGTATCCTCCTAGAAATAAAATAGAAGCAAGAGCACATCCTACTACCATATAAGAATATTCTGCTAAAAAGAATAGGCCAAAACCCATTCCCGAATATTCTGTGTGAAACCCTGCGGTAAGTTCACTTTCTGCCTCAGGTAAATCAAAGGGAGCTCTATTCGTTTCTGCAAATACACAGATAAAAAAGATAATAAAGGCTAGTGGTTGTTTTACAACCAACCATTGCCAAGGCCACGCTCCTTGATAGTTAGTGATATCTACTAAATTTAGGCTTCCGGTTAATAAAACAACAGGCAAAAGAGAAAGCAAAAGGGGGATTTCATAGGCTACAGATTGAGCAATATTTCGTGCTGCACCCAATAAAGACCATTTATTTTGTGAACTCCAACCAGCCAAGCACAAAGCTAAAACATTTAGGCCACTAAAGGCTAGAACTAAAATCAAACCGATATTTATAGAAATATTTTGTAGAGTTGGGCCAAAAGGTAAAGGCAGAAAACATACAATTGCTGGAGCAAAGGAGATGAGGGGGGCGGCCCAATAAAGAATAGGATCTGCTCCTTTAGGAGTGATCATTTGCTTTGCAACTAGTTTAACTGCATCTGCCAGGGGCTGTAGAATTCCATGGGGGCCAACTTCAAAAGGACCTGGTCGTCTTTGAATATGGCCAGCTATTTTTCTTTCAAGATAAACACATACTAACCCATTTAGACCAACAAAGGCTAATATTCCTATCAGTCCAATTACTATTTGAATAAAAGGTAAGGGTATTTGGGATATATTTATCATCTGTCGATCTCCGGAATTACTAAGTCTAAACTACCTAAAATAGATACTGCATCTGCCAATAATGTCCCTTTTGCTACTTCAGAAAAAAGACTTAAATTAGAAAAACTAGGGGAGCGGAGTTTCAATCTATAGGGAAAAGCAGTTCCATCACTTACTAAATGGACTCCTATTTCTCCCCTAGCCCCCTCTACAGCAAAATAAACTTCTCCTCGAGGAGGTTTAGGGCGCTTTGGAGCCTTGGGGTGAATATATTTTCCAGATGGTAATTGTTTAAGAGCTTGCTCAATAATATTTAAGCTTTGCTCCATTTCTTGCATACGGACTAAATATCTTCCCAGAGCATCTTTAGTTTGTGTAGTAGGGATTTCAAATTCTAACTCAGGATATATGGAATATGGCTCTGCTCTTCGAATATCATATTTGACATCAGAGCCTCTTAATACAGGCCCTGTTGCTCCATATTTACGAAGAGTCTCTTTTTCTATGATGCCTATTCCTTCTACCCGTTTTCTTAAAATAATATTATCTGTAACAAGAGCCTTATACATTTTTAGCCGTTCTCTTAAATATTTGCAGAATTCTGTTGTTTGAGCGATAAAAGTGTCATCTATGTCTTGACTAACTCCCCCAAATCGATAGTAACAATATGTTAATCTAGAGCCAGTTATTCGCTGGAGAATATCCATTACAATTTCTCTATCTTCAAATGCGTACATAATAGGAGTAAATGCTCCTAGGTCTAAAAGATATGCGCCCCACCACAGGAGGTGTGAATTTATTCTATTTAATTCACACGTTATTACTCGAATATATTCTGCTCGTTTTGGTACTTCCAGTCCGAGAAGTCTTTCTACTGCACCTACATATGCCCAATTCCAAGCTAAAGCATGTAAATAATCTATTCGCCCTAAATTAGGTAAATACTGCTCATATCTTTTTACTTCTGCCATTTTTTCGTGCATACGGTGAATATAACCTAAGACAGGTTCGGCTTTTACAATATATTCTCCATCTATTTCTAAAATGATACGCAGCACACCATGGGTGGAAGGATGTTGGGGGCCCATGTTTAGGATAAGAGTATCTTCAGATGGAGTGGGATGAAAATGTCTAGTATAAAAGTCACCACATAATTCACATGCATCTAAATTTGGATTTAACATAGCCATTACC
It encodes:
- the nuoK gene encoding NADH-quinone oxidoreductase subunit NuoK — protein: MNFLTIYHLVALFLMVVGIVGIIWRRTLVGILICIELLLNGAGLAIMASTKLTETADFLGQAGTLIVMGLAAAEATVLLALILVVFRRFGQIEADKINSLRG
- a CDS encoding NADH-quinone oxidoreductase subunit J family protein; this translates as MEKIGAIVLGIHIAMIIFGGLVTIFTKNIIRALTGLILTLFGVAGLYFLMAAPFIGIMQILIYVGAISILIFFAIAFTKASSQGDEAKPRKKSQYFLICTLPFILVSVLGYFLLNELRSSQTPKVSSIQDLGTFFLGPYMLPFELISVVLLVAMAGAVVLGFEKKISREE
- a CDS encoding 4Fe-4S binding protein, with the translated sequence MTIGTKLKEAFDGLVSLIVGLKITGENFLKPNVTIHYPREVVTPTGLEGYRGHIELVPKENNPFVPKCIACGLCENICPSGCIKIKIVKEPIETKTVHTPHPDIQDTPLDIKHKVAPPPKMRKKLFSFELDYNYCSLCGLCVQNCPAGSLKFSKDIYLAGYSRKEFEFDLLARLQNQARQKQNIED
- the nuoH gene encoding NADH-quinone oxidoreductase subunit NuoH produces the protein MINISQIPLPFIQIVIGLIGILAFVGLNGLVCVYLERKIAGHIQRRPGPFEVGPHGILQPLADAVKLVAKQMITPKGADPILYWAAPLISFAPAIVCFLPLPFGPTLQNISINIGLILVLAFSGLNVLALCLAGWSSQNKWSLLGAARNIAQSVAYEIPLLLSLLPVVLLTGSLNLVDITNYQGAWPWQWLVVKQPLAFIIFFICVFAETNRAPFDLPEAESELTAGFHTEYSGMGFGLFFLAEYSYMVVGCALASILFLGGYQGPVAPGWWWFLLKVYGLLLLMIWVRWTYPRVRFDQLLNLTWKWFIPLTLINILITALVVKL
- a CDS encoding NADH-quinone oxidoreductase subunit D — translated: MLNPNLDACELCGDFYTRHFHPTPSEDTLILNMGPQHPSTHGVLRIILEIDGEYIVKAEPVLGYIHRMHEKMAEVKRYEQYLPNLGRIDYLHALAWNWAYVGAVERLLGLEVPKRAEYIRVITCELNRINSHLLWWGAYLLDLGAFTPIMYAFEDREIVMDILQRITGSRLTYCYYRFGGVSQDIDDTFIAQTTEFCKYLRERLKMYKALVTDNIILRKRVEGIGIIEKETLRKYGATGPVLRGSDVKYDIRRAEPYSIYPELEFEIPTTQTKDALGRYLVRMQEMEQSLNIIEQALKQLPSGKYIHPKAPKRPKPPRGEVYFAVEGARGEIGVHLVSDGTAFPYRLKLRSPSFSNLSLFSEVAKGTLLADAVSILGSLDLVIPEIDR